TGGTCCAACCGTCTTGTTGTGTAATTCTTCGTTCTCTCATCAACGTGCCAAGTGCCCGTTTAAAGGCGCCCTTACTCATTTGGAACATTTCGTCGATTTCTTCAGGGGTGGATTTATCAGTAAACGGCATTTTACCGCCCGACTGTTCTAAATAGGCTAATATTTGCTCACCATCTGACTGTAAACGATCTTGCTTTCTTGGCAGTAATGAACCGTTCATCGTACCGTCATCATGAACTTCAATAATACGAACATCGACTTCTTCACCTAATCTAGGCTCTGCTTTACGCTCCGTTTCGTGGACGAAAATACGTTGGATGTCTTCAGTCAATAAGAATGTGCCTATTGGTAGCAAGCGGTACGCTCTGGCTTTGACATTTTGATTGTACATAGTTGCTTCTGCCAATGTATAGTGCTCCTGAATTCTTTCTTCTGTCACTAGACGTCCGAATAAGTTGCCCCCAGGATCTGAACGAAGTGTCATATACAGCTCATCACCTGGTTGTGGCCACAGTTCCTTCATTTGTGGGAAGTCCGCTCGATTGATCAGCACCTCAAAGGATGCACCGATATCTACATAGGCTCCCTCACTTCTATCCAAACGAATCACTTTTGCCCAGCCGAATGAATGAATGGTAACTGACGGAATCTGCGCAGTGCCTGTCAGTTCGCCCCTTCTATTGATATAAAGAAAAACTTCGATTGTCGATTGTTCCTCTGCATCCGGTGCTTCTGATTCATTCATATAGATTTCTTCTCCGGCTGCATCCAATACAAAGCGTGACCCTTCTTTGCGAAGAATTTTGAGTGTTGCGAGTGTACCTGGTTGTAGTAATGTCATATAAGATAATCCTCTCTAGATTGCTCTACTTTTTAACTTTTTCACAAAATCAGGATCAGACTCGAGTGTCTCCACCAGATCGGTAATACGATCCATCGCATTCCAACTAAGGTGATGTTCAATCCCTTCTACGTCTCCGTAGATATTTTCCTCTTCCACACCAATGATACGCAGAAATTGCTCTAGTAATTCATGGCGATGCACAAGTTTTTTACCAAAGCGCAAACCGCGGTCTGTCAATGCCAAACCCCGGTAGCGCTCATAGTGCACATAGCCTTCACGATCCAGACGTTGAGCCATTTTAGTTACAGATGAAGGAAGCACAGAAAGCGCCTCTGCCACGTCAGACACACGCGCTTCACCTCTTGCTTCTAGTTGCAAATAAATTTGTTCAATATAATCTTCCATACTCGGTGTAGCCAAACTATCGCCTCCTCATTTGACTGTCAACATCTACGAATAACTATTTTTAAAGTTTAAGATTTGAATGCAGGGGTAAATTACTTACATAACAAATAACAATGAAAAGGAGTTGATTTACTATGGGTCGTATATTATGGCTTGTTATTATAGTTCTAATAGCATTATGGGTAATTGGTTTAGTAGCAAATATTGGCGGTGGCTTAATCCACACACTTTTAGTAATTGCGGGCATTATCTTTGTCATTCAATTAATAACTGGAAGACGTTCGATATAGTGAAAGCTGTTTTACTATGCTCCTTCTACGATCAGGTAACGATTGCATACACACATGTGTTGCGCAAGCCTTGCCCATTCGCGGAAGGAGCATTTTTACGTAAAATTCCTTCTAGTTTAAAACCTGACCGTTTTGCAACTGCTCGACCTTTACTGTGGTTTTCGTCACAAACAAACTCCACCCGTGCAGCCGATAAATCTGTAAAGGCAAACTCTACAAGCTCTTTAATTGCTTCTGTCATATAACCTTCGCCTTCAAACTTCGTATCTAGCCAATACTCTACTTCAAATTTATGAATACTCCAATCGATACGATGGAAACCCGCGCTTCCTATAAATTCACCCGTTTCTCTTAAAAACAGATGAAAGTTCAAAGATTTTCTACCGATGAATTCCGAAACTGATTGACGTACATATTCTTCCGTCGATTCGATCGTCAATTCTTTCTGCGCCCATCCAGTCCACTTTCGCAACACAGGCATTGAATGTGATACCGCACCCCAAACATCCATCGAATCATGTAATTCTGGCGCTCGAATATGTAGCCGTTCAGATTGTAGCTCCTCTTTGAAACCGGGTATGCTTTTTACATATCGATCGCGATCTTCCCAGCGCACAGGCGTTGTCGTACCAGCTTCATAATCTTCTCTAGTCATCCCATATGTCACCGCGTCATAATACGTATTCTCTTTCGGAAGGAACCATGCTTGTCGCAAATGGGCTTCCTTCACAAAACCAGCTCGCTCGAATGCTTTACGCATTGCTGCATTATCGTGGCGTGTATGTCCTTCTATACGAATTTTATGTTCCGGTAATTCGAACACGTATTGCGTGAGTTTTTTTAGCGCTCGCGAACCATAACCGTATCCCCTGAAATCGTCCGCAATCCGCAAGTCGAATAATGGGACATCTTCTTGTAAGTCATAGACTTTTACAATCCCCACCTTTTCGTTTTCATTGTTCTCGATCCAGAACGTCTTGACATCATCAGATGCGTAGCCACCTTCTTCTATCGACTTTTCAAGTAACTCGCGGCCTGGCTGACTACTATCATGATAAGGCCATGAGTTTGTCGTCATAAACTGAATAAGCAAATCTTGTTCTTCTATCGTCCATTCTTGTAAGCGCATTAAAACTCCTCCATCATGCCTGCCTATATACAAGCGCTTCACGTAACATTACATCGTTTGCTGTGCTTCAATTGCATGTTCGTATGCAATCTTCACTAAGTCTGCAACATGTTCGTCTGCTAAAGAGTAGTATACCATCTTTCCGCGTCTTTCTGATTTAGCTAATGAATGATCCCGTAAGTAACGTAAATGGTGGGAAGCGGTAGCGGATGAAGATTGAATCACTGCCGCTACGTCACAGACGCACATTTCCGATTCCAATGTTAATGAATAAGCAATTCGCAAACGTGTTTCATCAGCCAACGCTTTAAATATTTGTACCATCTCCGTTACATCAGGCAGCTCTTTCCGTATTTTACGAACTACATTTTCATGCACTATTGTTACTTCACAAGCATCTTGATTTACCACTTTCTCACCCCATTCATTCAGCTATAGATTACGGCAATTATATAGATAGGAAGTTGAAAAATCAATTGACTCTTTGTTCATTTGAACAACTTCGCTACTTATCACCTGTCTGTTTGCCATGAATTTTTTCATATAATTCATCTTGCGTAGAAATATCGGCTAGCTTCACTTTCGACCGATAGGCAGCACGGATAATTACGTGCCCAGCAACCGGTGCCGTCAAAAAAACAAAGCCAATACCAAGAAGCAACCGTACACTGATAAATTTTTCGGAGAAGAGAAAATAGACGAACGCACCGGATAATGTCAATAATACTGCCAATGTCGAACTTTTCGTCGCAGCGTGTGACCGAGTGTAGACATCCGGTAAGCGGATCAATCCAAAGACACTCAACATACTGGCAATAGCGCCTGTCAAAATTAATAAAGCCCCTATAAATTCACCGATCTCGCTACCGTTCAACTATTTTCCCCCTCTCGATAAATTTGGAAAATGCGATCGTCCCAATAAAGGAAAGTATACCAAGAATTAAGATCGCTTCCAAAAATGCTTTTGTATTTAAAATCACCGACACGACGGCAATTGTAGCAATTAAGTTCACTCCGATGACATCGAGTGCCACCACACGATCTGGAAGTGAAGGACCTAAAATAATACGGATGACCGCCACCAAAATAGTCAATGCGAATAGTATGACCGATATTGTCAACATACCTGCTATCATCGTGTCACCTCCATAATCGCCTTCTCAAAATTTTTCAGTTGCTTAATCAATCCGTCGCGCGATTCCTCGACATCCATTGCGTGAATGTATAACTCATTACCCTCGGCAGATACTTCCATCACGACCGATCCCGGTGTTAAGGTAAGTAGCATAGACAGCATGGTCACTTCCACATCACTCGTCAAGATCGTCTTGTATTTAAAGATCCCTGGCCTGATACGTAGTGTAGGTCGCACGATTTGGGAGATGACCACAATGCTCGACTGCGTCAGTTCCCTGATAAAAATTAACAAGAGCTTGCAGGCAGCATATACTCTGCGTAAATAGAAATGCGTACCGAAAAAACGGCTCATGACAAATATGATGCCGAGTCCGACTAAAAATCCCATGAAAAATGTAGTGAATAACAGTTCATCTTCATCAATCAATGTCATCCATAAAAAGGCGATGAATAAATTCAGCAGAAGCTGTAACGGCATGTTGTCTCCCCCCTTCCTACTCTAAATCGTCACCCATCACGGCGCGTATATACTGCTTAGGGTCTGCTAATCCATCAGCTGCGTCTTGGATATAAGGTGACAGCAACTC
This window of the Sporosarcina ureae genome carries:
- a CDS encoding S1 RNA-binding domain-containing protein; its protein translation is MTLLQPGTLATLKILRKEGSRFVLDAAGEEIYMNESEAPDAEEQSTIEVFLYINRRGELTGTAQIPSVTIHSFGWAKVIRLDRSEGAYVDIGASFEVLINRADFPQMKELWPQPGDELYMTLRSDPGGNLFGRLVTEERIQEHYTLAEATMYNQNVKARAYRLLPIGTFLLTEDIQRIFVHETERKAEPRLGEEVDVRIIEVHDDGTMNGSLLPRKQDRLQSDGEQILAYLEQSGGKMPFTDKSTPEEIDEMFQMSKGAFKRALGTLMRERRITQQDGWTTLI
- the mntR gene encoding transcriptional regulator MntR — encoded protein: MATPSMEDYIEQIYLQLEARGEARVSDVAEALSVLPSSVTKMAQRLDREGYVHYERYRGLALTDRGLRFGKKLVHRHELLEQFLRIIGVEEENIYGDVEGIEHHLSWNAMDRITDLVETLESDPDFVKKLKSRAI
- a CDS encoding lmo0937 family membrane protein, which translates into the protein MGRILWLVIIVLIALWVIGLVANIGGGLIHTLLVIAGIIFVIQLITGRRSI
- a CDS encoding GNAT family N-acetyltransferase, whose protein sequence is MRLQEWTIEEQDLLIQFMTTNSWPYHDSSQPGRELLEKSIEEGGYASDDVKTFWIENNENEKVGIVKVYDLQEDVPLFDLRIADDFRGYGYGSRALKKLTQYVFELPEHKIRIEGHTRHDNAAMRKAFERAGFVKEAHLRQAWFLPKENTYYDAVTYGMTREDYEAGTTTPVRWEDRDRYVKSIPGFKEELQSERLHIRAPELHDSMDVWGAVSHSMPVLRKWTGWAQKELTIESTEEYVRQSVSEFIGRKSLNFHLFLRETGEFIGSAGFHRIDWSIHKFEVEYWLDTKFEGEGYMTEAIKELVEFAFTDLSAARVEFVCDENHSKGRAVAKRSGFKLEGILRKNAPSANGQGLRNTCVYAIVT
- a CDS encoding ArsR/SmtB family transcription factor; protein product: MVNQDACEVTIVHENVVRKIRKELPDVTEMVQIFKALADETRLRIAYSLTLESEMCVCDVAAVIQSSSATASHHLRYLRDHSLAKSERRGKMVYYSLADEHVADLVKIAYEHAIEAQQTM
- the mnhG gene encoding monovalent cation/H(+) antiporter subunit G, with the translated sequence MNGSEIGEFIGALLILTGAIASMLSVFGLIRLPDVYTRSHAATKSSTLAVLLTLSGAFVYFLFSEKFISVRLLLGIGFVFLTAPVAGHVIIRAAYRSKVKLADISTQDELYEKIHGKQTGDK
- a CDS encoding Na(+)/H(+) antiporter subunit F1 encodes the protein MIAGMLTISVILFALTILVAVIRIILGPSLPDRVVALDVIGVNLIATIAVVSVILNTKAFLEAILILGILSFIGTIAFSKFIERGKIVER
- a CDS encoding Na+/H+ antiporter subunit E, which encodes MPLQLLLNLFIAFLWMTLIDEDELLFTTFFMGFLVGLGIIFVMSRFFGTHFYLRRVYAACKLLLIFIRELTQSSIVVISQIVRPTLRIRPGIFKYKTILTSDVEVTMLSMLLTLTPGSVVMEVSAEGNELYIHAMDVEESRDGLIKQLKNFEKAIMEVTR